From the Acetobacter aceti genome, one window contains:
- the ileS gene encoding isoleucine--tRNA ligase, with protein MTGSDKTNTSNAEADGFRDTVFLPKTSFPMRGNLPAREPELLARWQELDLDGKILAQSEGRPLFVLHDGPPYANGNLHIGHALNKILKDVINRSHRMTGFAVHYVPGWDCHGLPIEWKVEEEYRKAKRDKDSIPVLQFRGECRAWAAKWLDVQMGEFQRLGVQGEWNHRYSTMDYSSEAAIVGEIGKFLLNGALYRGLRPVMWSPVEKTALAEAEIEYHDHTSTTIYVAFPIITDPTSAEALRDVSAVIWTTTPWTIPANRAIAYNPEITYVVFRADETSPDAAIAPGMKLLVAESLVEQVCKDCGIVEHHILYTMPGSALDGAIASHPLRGQGYEFDVPLLSAEYVTADAGTGLVHIAPSHGEDDFAVGKANGIEIPELIADDGRYVDHVPLFAGIHVFKAAEPVCAALAASMTKAAEEGSAPNGLLARGELVHSYPHSWRSRKPIIYRATPQWFIRMDGENRIREKALQALGDVTFVPAQARNRLTSMVADRPDWCISRQRAWGVPIAVFVNRQTGEVLRDAAVMDRIVAAFREDGADAWYDSDPSRFLGNDYNAADFEQVFDVVDVWFESGSTHSFVLNKPGLRFPADLYLEGSDQHRGWFQSSLLESVGTRGVAPYRTLVTNGFVLDEQGRKMSKSLGNVIAPQDVNDSLGADILRLWVMNSDTNEDLRIGKEILKQQGELYRRLRNTLRWLLGALEGYTDAEAVPYAELPELEKWVLHRLTEFDGMMRQAVETHEWVGVYPALHGFCTTDLSAFYFDVRKDVIYCDGTDSLRRRAARTVLDVLHRCLATWLAPVLVFTADDAWTARFGKDSSVHLESFPVIPEEWNDPELGDRWTTLRAVRRIVTTGIESARRSGLIGSSLQAAIELPVYEDKTSLFDGVDWADLAIVSQAEFTILPATAPQVENGANIPCGAPVVTVAEGEKCIRCWKVLPEVGQNAAYPTLCVRCADVVASDLFCSPAAGH; from the coding sequence ATGACCGGATCGGACAAGACGAACACGAGCAACGCTGAGGCAGACGGTTTTCGCGACACCGTTTTCCTACCGAAGACCTCGTTCCCGATGCGCGGCAATCTGCCTGCGCGGGAACCGGAACTGCTCGCCCGCTGGCAGGAGCTGGATCTCGACGGTAAAATTCTTGCCCAGAGTGAAGGCCGACCGCTGTTCGTGCTGCATGACGGCCCTCCTTACGCCAACGGCAACCTGCATATCGGTCACGCCCTGAACAAGATCCTCAAGGACGTCATCAACCGCAGCCATCGCATGACAGGTTTTGCGGTCCATTACGTTCCCGGCTGGGACTGTCACGGTCTTCCCATCGAGTGGAAGGTTGAAGAGGAGTATCGCAAGGCGAAACGCGACAAGGATTCCATTCCTGTCCTTCAGTTCCGCGGCGAATGTCGTGCATGGGCCGCGAAATGGCTCGACGTGCAGATGGGCGAGTTCCAGCGGCTCGGCGTGCAGGGCGAATGGAACCACCGCTATTCGACGATGGACTACAGTTCGGAGGCCGCCATCGTCGGTGAAATCGGCAAGTTCCTGCTGAACGGCGCGCTTTATCGCGGCCTGCGTCCGGTCATGTGGAGCCCGGTCGAAAAGACGGCGCTGGCGGAAGCCGAAATCGAGTATCACGACCACACCTCCACGACGATCTACGTCGCTTTCCCCATCATCACGGACCCGACTTCGGCAGAGGCGCTCCGCGATGTGTCGGCCGTCATCTGGACCACGACCCCGTGGACGATCCCGGCCAACCGCGCCATCGCCTACAATCCGGAAATCACCTACGTCGTATTCCGCGCCGACGAGACCTCGCCTGATGCGGCCATCGCTCCCGGCATGAAACTGCTGGTTGCCGAAAGCCTTGTCGAGCAGGTCTGCAAGGATTGCGGCATCGTTGAGCACCATATTCTCTACACCATGCCGGGCTCCGCTCTGGATGGGGCCATCGCATCCCATCCTCTGCGGGGTCAGGGCTACGAGTTCGACGTGCCTTTGCTATCCGCCGAGTATGTCACTGCGGACGCAGGCACGGGTCTTGTTCATATCGCCCCGTCGCACGGCGAGGATGACTTTGCGGTCGGCAAGGCGAACGGGATCGAAATTCCTGAACTGATTGCGGATGATGGCCGTTACGTGGACCATGTGCCGCTGTTTGCTGGCATCCACGTCTTCAAGGCTGCCGAGCCTGTCTGCGCGGCCCTCGCCGCCAGCATGACGAAAGCCGCCGAAGAGGGTTCTGCGCCCAATGGCCTTCTGGCGCGTGGCGAACTCGTTCATTCCTACCCGCATTCATGGCGGTCACGGAAACCGATCATCTACCGCGCCACACCCCAGTGGTTCATCCGCATGGATGGTGAAAACCGGATTCGTGAGAAAGCGCTTCAGGCTCTCGGTGACGTCACTTTCGTCCCGGCGCAGGCCCGTAACCGCCTGACCTCCATGGTCGCCGACCGTCCGGACTGGTGCATTTCGCGTCAGCGCGCATGGGGCGTCCCCATCGCCGTGTTCGTGAACAGGCAGACCGGCGAAGTCCTGCGTGACGCCGCCGTCATGGACCGTATCGTCGCAGCCTTCCGTGAGGACGGCGCCGATGCCTGGTATGACAGTGACCCGTCACGCTTCCTCGGCAACGATTACAATGCGGCCGATTTCGAGCAGGTTTTCGACGTTGTCGATGTCTGGTTCGAGAGCGGCTCGACGCATTCTTTCGTGCTGAACAAACCCGGCCTGCGTTTCCCCGCCGACCTGTATCTGGAAGGTTCCGACCAGCACCGCGGCTGGTTCCAGTCTTCCCTGCTGGAAAGTGTCGGGACACGCGGTGTCGCCCCTTACAGGACGCTTGTGACCAACGGCTTCGTGCTCGACGAGCAGGGTCGCAAGATGTCGAAATCCTTGGGTAACGTCATCGCGCCTCAGGACGTGAACGATTCGCTCGGCGCTGACATTCTCCGCCTGTGGGTGATGAATTCCGACACCAACGAAGACCTTCGCATTGGCAAGGAAATCCTCAAGCAGCAGGGCGAGCTTTATCGACGCCTTCGCAATACGCTGCGCTGGCTCCTCGGCGCGCTGGAAGGCTATACTGATGCAGAAGCAGTTCCGTATGCGGAACTGCCCGAACTTGAGAAATGGGTGCTGCATCGCCTGACCGAATTTGACGGCATGATGCGTCAGGCCGTTGAGACGCATGAATGGGTGGGGGTTTACCCTGCCCTGCACGGGTTCTGCACCACCGACCTGTCAGCGTTCTATTTCGATGTCCGCAAGGATGTCATCTATTGCGACGGCACGGACAGCCTGCGTCGTCGTGCGGCTCGTACAGTGCTGGATGTCCTGCATCGTTGCCTCGCCACCTGGCTGGCGCCGGTGCTGGTCTTCACGGCGGATGACGCCTGGACAGCCCGTTTCGGCAAGGACTCCTCCGTGCATCTGGAATCCTTCCCGGTCATTCCGGAGGAATGGAATGATCCGGAACTTGGCGATCGCTGGACGACCCTGCGCGCCGTGCGCCGGATCGTCACCACGGGAATCGAATCCGCCCGCCGGTCCGGACTGATCGGTTCTTCCTTGCAGGCCGCTATCGAGCTGCCTGTCTATGAGGACAAGACTTCCCTGTTTGACGGGGTGGACTGGGCCGATCTGGCGATTGTCTCACAGGCTGAATTCACCATTCTCCCGGCGACAGCGCCACAGGTGGAGAACGGTGCGAATATTCCTTGCGGTGCGCCGGTCGTGACCGTGGCCGAAGGCGAAAAGTGCATCCGTTGCTGGAAAGTCCTGCCTGAAGTCGGACAGAATGCGGCCTATCCGACGCTGTGCGTGCGCTGTGCCGATGTTGTGGCAAGTGATCTGTTCTGCTCTCCAGCGGCTGGCCACTGA
- a CDS encoding TlpA disulfide reductase family protein: MPQHHFRPRVSTAKLKLQRRSILMLAGTLIAGMTPRKPLHAEDITDAPLSLAKLTRTLPQPLTSQTITDGDGIEHSLGDFRGRPTIVHLWATWCGPCIQEIPALATLIPSLTAQGVTVLPVSVDHRGPEVVRPFLSKLHREDFPSFYDQRRVIPNSLEETTLPLTLFLNRQGEIICRHAGPLQWDAPDAAAVLLRLMS; the protein is encoded by the coding sequence ATGCCTCAACATCACTTTCGCCCCCGCGTCTCGACCGCGAAACTGAAACTGCAGCGGCGTTCCATCCTCATGCTGGCGGGCACCCTAATCGCAGGCATGACACCGCGCAAACCTCTTCATGCGGAAGATATCACGGATGCTCCGCTTTCACTGGCGAAGCTGACGCGAACGCTCCCGCAACCTCTCACCAGCCAGACCATAACCGATGGAGACGGAATCGAGCACTCTCTGGGCGATTTTCGTGGCCGACCCACAATCGTGCATCTTTGGGCGACATGGTGCGGTCCGTGCATTCAGGAGATCCCTGCCCTTGCCACGCTCATTCCATCCCTGACAGCGCAGGGCGTCACCGTGCTGCCCGTTTCGGTCGATCATCGGGGGCCTGAAGTGGTTCGGCCTTTTCTCTCGAAACTGCACAGGGAAGATTTTCCTTCCTTCTATGACCAGAGGCGCGTCATACCGAACAGTCTGGAAGAAACCACCCTGCCCCTCACTCTTTTTCTCAATCGCCAGGGAGAGATCATCTGCCGTCATGCAGGCCCTCTTCAGTGGGATGCCCCTGATGCAGCCGCTGTTCTGCTGCGTCTGATGTCATGA
- the lspA gene encoding signal peptidase II, with product MRVHYRSLALGLFCAAIVFLVDQLSKYWILFDFRLPEKESVAICPGLNFTMVWNHAITFGMFGGAGPAGRIIFSVISLAIVAGLLTWIARSPRLLIAGLAGAITGGAVGNVLDRLRYGAVVDFIHAHAFGWSWYVFNIADAAIVCSVAGLILDSLYRERQHPSQQDSEQTVERSAGDK from the coding sequence ATGCGGGTCCATTACCGTTCTCTGGCGCTGGGTCTCTTCTGTGCCGCTATCGTCTTTCTGGTCGATCAGCTCTCCAAATACTGGATTCTGTTCGACTTCCGGCTGCCGGAAAAAGAGTCTGTCGCGATCTGTCCCGGCCTCAATTTCACGATGGTCTGGAATCACGCCATCACCTTCGGGATGTTCGGCGGTGCGGGCCCGGCTGGCCGCATCATCTTTTCCGTTATTTCGCTGGCCATCGTGGCGGGCCTTCTGACATGGATCGCCCGGAGTCCTCGCCTGCTTATCGCGGGACTGGCCGGCGCCATCACAGGCGGCGCAGTCGGGAATGTGCTTGACCGGCTGCGTTATGGAGCTGTTGTCGACTTCATCCATGCTCACGCTTTCGGCTGGTCATGGTATGTCTTCAATATCGCTGACGCGGCGATTGTGTGTAGTGTAGCAGGTCTGATATTGGACAGCCTGTATCGGGAGCGTCAGCATCCTTCTCAGCAGGATTCTGAACAGACAGTCGAACGGAGCGCCGGGGACAAGTGA
- a CDS encoding molybdopterin-binding protein, protein MKLSARNQIRGTVTAIAKGATTSHVSIDIGGSIVMASITNEAVADLDLVVGKPAYAVIKASDVMVGVED, encoded by the coding sequence ATGAAACTCAGCGCCCGCAACCAGATCCGCGGCACAGTGACAGCGATCGCAAAAGGCGCCACCACGTCTCACGTCAGCATCGATATCGGTGGATCAATCGTCATGGCCTCCATCACCAACGAAGCGGTGGCCGATCTTGATCTGGTGGTCGGCAAGCCTGCCTACGCCGTCATCAAGGCGTCAGATGTAATGGTGGGCGTGGAAGACTGA